From a region of the Eulemur rufifrons isolate Redbay chromosome 7, OSU_ERuf_1, whole genome shotgun sequence genome:
- the TNNC1 gene encoding troponin C, slow skeletal and cardiac muscles: MDDIYKAAVEQLTEEQKNEFKAAFDIFVLGAEDGCISTKELGKVMRMLGQNPTPEELQEMIDEVDEDGSGTVDFDEFLVMMVRCMKDDSKGKSEEELSDLFRMFDKNADGYIDLDELKMMLQATGETITEDDIEELMKDGDKNNDGRIDYDEFLEFMKGVE, translated from the exons ATGGATGACATCTACAAGGCTGCG GTAGAGCAATTGACAGAAGAGCAGAAAAATG AGTTCAAGGCAGCCTTCGACATCTTCGTGCTGGGCGCTGAGGATGGCTGCATCAGCACCAAGGAGCTGGGCAAGGTGATGAGGATGCTGGGCCAGAACCCCACGCCCGAGGAGCTGCAGGAGATGATCGACGAGGTGGACGAGGATG GCAGCGGCACAGTGGACTTTGATGAGTTCCTGGTCATGATGGTTCGGTGTATGAAGGACGACAGTAAAGGGAAGTCTGAGGAGGAGCTGTCTGACCTTTTCCGCATGTTTGACAA AAACGCCGATGGCTACATCGACCTGGATGAGCTGAAGATGATGCTGCAGGCTACAGGCGAGACCATCACAGAGGATGACATCGAGGAGCTCATGAAGGACGGAGACAAGAACAACGATGGCCGCATCGACTACGATG AGTTCCTGGAGTTCATGAAGGGTGTGGAGTAG